The Coleofasciculaceae cyanobacterium genome includes a region encoding these proteins:
- a CDS encoding HEAT repeat domain-containing protein, which produces MELHQIETYLDSQDPQNRMKAITELRNYEPNLAIPLLKRTMDDGEFIIRSFVARGLGYKCTDEGFELLLDLIEQNSDYNVRAEAANSLAKYGQDAIPYLVKLFQRDSNWLVRFSIFAAIDATQYPATLLELSVLGLTGDDPVVKQTVLASLGQLAQTPQESRALELLLSAAQSQQAPIRAIAARVLRNFETPKAEAALANLRRDSDYRVVGATLEGLV; this is translated from the coding sequence ATGGAACTGCATCAGATTGAAACTTACCTCGATAGTCAAGATCCTCAAAATCGCATGAAAGCGATTACCGAGTTGAGAAACTACGAACCTAATTTGGCTATCCCCCTACTGAAGCGAACCATGGATGATGGAGAATTTATTATTCGTTCTTTTGTGGCTAGGGGTTTGGGGTATAAATGTACAGATGAAGGCTTTGAGTTGTTGCTGGATTTAATCGAACAAAACAGCGATTACAATGTTAGAGCTGAAGCCGCCAATTCTCTGGCTAAATATGGTCAAGATGCAATCCCCTATCTGGTGAAATTATTCCAACGAGACTCTAATTGGTTAGTACGATTTAGCATCTTTGCAGCTATCGACGCTACACAATATCCAGCAACTCTCTTAGAACTATCAGTTTTAGGACTCACAGGAGACGATCCAGTTGTCAAACAAACAGTACTAGCTAGTTTGGGACAATTAGCTCAAACGCCACAAGAATCGAGAGCTTTAGAACTTCTGCTCTCAGCAGCTCAATCGCAGCAAGCGCCAATTCGCGCCATAGCAGCAAGAGTTTTGAGAAATTTTGAAACTCCAAAAGCAGAAGCTGCTCTAGCGAATCTACGACGGGATTCCGATTATCGAGTCGTCGGTGCAACTCTCGAAGGACTTGTTTAG